The Gemmatimonadota bacterium genome window below encodes:
- a CDS encoding ABC transporter substrate-binding protein, with product MTETDVIGSAVTLQGTPERIISLIPSNTELLFAVGAGSSVVGVTNYCDYPPEAREIEKVGDVTTMSLEKIVALDPDLVLASKGNARELVYSLKALDIPVFVLDPQSIEDVLDAIGTVGRLVGREEVARELTDGYRQRLAAVAERIDGLTESERPAIFVGSPFRDENWTPGPETFTSAVIQRAGGRNVADDLAPGTWAVYNLENIVSKDPQVLLSTLGEGQDAEEVRVRYLERAKSLKGWQGLDAVRNERIVLIPENWLLRPAPRLFHAIETLAAALHPNRF from the coding sequence GTGACCGAAACGGATGTCATCGGTTCCGCCGTGACCCTTCAGGGTACTCCGGAGCGAATCATTTCGCTCATACCGAGCAACACGGAACTGCTTTTCGCCGTGGGTGCGGGTAGTTCGGTCGTGGGGGTCACGAACTACTGCGATTATCCGCCGGAAGCCAGGGAAATCGAAAAGGTCGGCGACGTCACGACAATGAGTCTCGAGAAAATCGTGGCGCTAGATCCTGATCTCGTACTGGCCTCCAAGGGAAACGCCAGAGAACTGGTATACAGCCTGAAAGCACTGGATATTCCGGTGTTCGTCCTCGACCCCCAGTCGATCGAAGACGTGCTCGATGCGATCGGCACAGTGGGCAGGCTTGTCGGTCGTGAGGAAGTGGCCCGCGAGCTTACCGACGGGTACCGCCAGCGGCTGGCCGCGGTGGCGGAGCGGATCGACGGCCTGACCGAAAGCGAGCGTCCCGCGATTTTCGTCGGCAGCCCCTTCCGGGACGAGAACTGGACCCCCGGACCTGAAACATTTACCTCGGCGGTGATTCAACGAGCCGGCGGGCGGAACGTGGCCGACGACCTGGCACCGGGTACGTGGGCGGTGTACAACCTGGAAAACATCGTGTCCAAGGATCCGCAGGTCCTCCTTTCCACGCTGGGTGAAGGACAGGACGCGGAGGAAGTCCGGGTGAGATACCTGGAACGGGCAAAGTCGTTGAAAGGCTGGCAGGGCCTTGACGCCGTGCGCAATGAACGCATCGTCCTGATCCCAGAGAACTGGCTGCTTCGTCCCGCACCCAGGCTCTTTCACGCGATCGAAACCCTGGCGGCCGCCTTGCATCCGAACCGATTCTGA